The sequence AGTGGTCCCTGGAAAAATCTGTCTGCCCATGTTTCATCCATCATCTGTGTCACGTTTAGGGCAAAGGAGTGCGAAACCACAGCAGGAGCCCCTTGTAAGGGATTCTCATGCAGTGCTCAGACAAACAGTATCAAGGAGAAACTGAACTCAGGCTAGAATCAAAAAGGCTACAGATATCTGAGAACAAGTGCCCAGATAGGAATCTtactggcagcagctggcaaaGTTTTCCTATATAAAAAAGTCCTGAGAAGTTTTTTTGTCCTTCTGAGAAGTGGctacagcaaaaacaaaggaaacctCTTTGCTactctgctttttctgcagccTAACCACCCATAACAAAACCCAAAATCCTCCCCAGCCTTTTTTGGGACACAGAGGGCACAAAGTCCAGTCCTCCCCATCCTCCCACAGCCAACACTCGAGCTCAGACTGATGCAACAGCATGAAACACTGAGGCCTGCAGCAGAACGTGCCTGCATCCAGTCAGGGTACTTTCTGCCTCCCAGAGCAAGGACAggctttcagcagcagcctgtcTCAATACTGCAAGCTACTGGCCTTGGTTTTAATCCACCTTGTTGCTTAATTGCATTTAAGAgatctctccccttccctccaaGATGCATCTTTAATGTTACCTGCAGTGGAAAAGACAATCCCATTCACTTCTGAATCAAAGCTCTACAAAACATAACATTGGTAAGGATATGGCAGAGTCCACCTTCCTGTATCCTGAACTTCCAACATCACAGGCTTTGGCACGTGAGGTAGAGAGGACCTAAATTTCCACAACCACTTGGCAGCTCTGCAAATCCTACCTTTTCCTAGCTGTACGCAGTCAACAGTGCCCTTTTTGGTTTCAACCAAAAATAAACCCCAATCTAACAGGCATTAAGAAGCTCATTGTTCCAGcgagaggaaagaaaacactgttttgccagcagaaaagacaaaatgtttgtCTTGCCTTACTGTTCTGCATATATTTTGCCTGCAGCTGCTATTGCTGCCAGATACCTCACCACTGACACTTAAAAAACAATTGCTGGATCCAAGGTTTTAATTTGGgactgaaaaagcagctttgcaaagcTCCCAGCTGACTTCATGCCTTCCCTCATGCTGGATGCTCTCTGCTGACTGGAGCCAACACCCAGCACCAACAAACCTTCCTAGCCAAGGTTTCCCCACGCACACCAAGGATGGCTCAGAGTAACCTTGACAGCAGTACTCCCCTTCAGCTTTCAAGGAGAAACATCCCCACTGCAGCCAGAAGCAAGCGCTGAGGACGGATTAGCTCACGCAGAGAGCTGCCCTGAAGCACATTCGCTTTTTCCACCTCTGCTACCATGACAAGTTACTTCTGGCCCAGGGGGAGAAGCCGGCAGCAGAAGGCATTCCTCACCACAGCGAGACTCAGCAGAACTTGTCAGGACCTGGAGCATCGCAGTACCTGCTCTTTGTTCACACCGATTTTGCCCAGTGACTATCAGAGCAATGCTCCCTGGGAAGAGGCTTTGTGCCACAGCCCATTAACATCTCACTGAAACTAATTTCAAAGTAAACGCTTCGCAAGTTGTGCTGACACGCTGTCCAACAGTCACCTCGGCTCACCTTTCGCTGCCCCCCGAGTCCCCGGGACACGTTGTGCCCTCCCACACCACCTCCCCGGGGAAGGAGCAGTAACTCCCCCAGCCCACCTGATGCTGTATTTGTGACTCCGTTCACTGTGCCGTCCACATCTCTCTCGTCCTCAGCATAGCTCATCATTAAGGCTCTCTGGCGATCCGTCAGCCTCCTGCAGGTCAAAGACAGAGCTGGTGGTTACGGCTGCCTTCACCTCCTCGGGCAGCACACGCAACAGGCAGCTACTAGAAGCACAAGATTAATCTGGCATTCACCACGAATCCCTGTGACCAATCTATAAAGAGCAAGCCCcagtggaagaggagagagatgaCCCACTGCAGTTCACCAAACTGTAGGGAAACAGCAAAACCTCTTCAAATGCTGAGAGAAAcatctggagctgcagcagcacaaacatcTGTGGGGGGAGGCCTCAGGAAATGAACTCCCTTGCTGCGTGCAGCAATGCAAACTAAAAAGTTTGCTTCACCACAGAagcagagggtggtgaggcagcCTGAAAAACAATTGCCAAGGACCTCAGTTACTTGAAGCTGCAGGTATAAGAGCACAGACGGACGTGTTGTGAGCCAGAACACTGAATTTACATAACTGGGTTCCAGACAAAAAGTGGCAGAAATCCAGGTGCGTgactatttatatatttctaggGTTTAGGATTTTTACAGCTGTGTTGCCAAATTGTATTCTCAAaaacagcaagcaaacaaacaaaaaacacaacagaaatccAGAAGTCTGCCTGTCTACCtcacactggggaaaaaaaaaggcagaggaatgACTCTAACTGTCCAAGGAAAATTCAAAACAGATCTTGACAAAGCAGTAAGAATTTTTCACAAAATCTTTctgaacaattttctttttttttgcaaaaagcTCAACATTTCCCAGAAACTTGCGTTACTTACTGAGGAACTTTTATCTTTATGTGAATGTAGTGGTCTCCGTAGCCATAACTATTAACCTTGGGAATGCCTTTCCCACTCATTCGAATTCTCTGGTCTGGCTGAATACCAGGGGGTATCTGTGAACACAGGGGGCACATTTGTTATTCCACTGTATGCATTTTCATAGTAATTGTGTTGCGTGTTTGTAATCAATTATTTCTCCAGCAGGCTTCAAAATAAGATGGGAGAGATCTGGTAGGTTCGTGCATCTGAACATGTACAGAGGCTGAGTCAACAAGGATGGGAAAGCTTGTGAAGAACCTAGCAGGGTTCAGCAGACTTCGCAAGCCACCTGACACTCAGTGCTGAAGAAGTCTGGCACTTAATACTGGGGGACATGGGAGatctgcagcatctctgcagcaAAGTGGGGCTCTGATGTCCCACAGTGATCTATGCCCGAGCTCTTCCACGTAACGGTACCTACCGTGATATTGATTGTCTCGTACAAGCCTTGACATCTGGCTGTACCTCCCAGAACAGCCTGTGCTACTGAAATAAGGAGGTCTGAATGGATATCTGCGCCATTTCTTCTGAACACGGAACTTTTTTGAACCTGAAAGGCAGGCAGTTGCAAAAAGTAGTTAGCAGAACAATACAGAGTTATTGCGGTAAACTGCTTGGAAAGGTCTCAGCAGAGAACACCAGAAAGCTGCAGCCAGACCCTTCACCGCCCACAAGCCACGTGGCTAACAAGTCTAGGTTAACGTTCAGTCTTTTAGAGAATCACAGCTCTTGACATAACCATAACTAGCCAGAGGCTCAGGGctcagcagctccctcctctAATCCCGTTTGTTAATTCAGTGTCAGTACGATTCTGCAGAGACAAAGACCACACTGTCTTGtccagcaccccaaaaaaaggaaagcctgAAGAGGGAAGCAGGAACCTGTGCAGTGGCCTCACAAGCTGGAAGAGAATTAAATCCTCCTGCACCACCaaggtactgaaaaaaaaaaaagagttttctcCCTGGCAGAGCTGCATATAACAGGATGCCTACAGGAGAAGTAACAGGATGCCTACAGGAGAAGAGGGCCCCAGCTACAAAGAATGTGCAAAGCAGCACTTAATGCAAATCTGCAACAGGACACTTGACCAGCCAGCCTCATGTGCATTCCTCCAGCCCTCCTCAGCACTCCCACCGCTGCAGGCAGATTCCTCCTTCAACCTCCAAGTCAAATTCTCGAGGCACCAAGAACCTGCTCTGTGTTTTGATACACACTCCCACAAAGGCCTCTCCCCAGAACCAGCAGCACAATTCTTCACGAGCAGACTCAACTTGTTACAATGCAGAACTTCTGCTATCTCAGAAAGTTCACAGGGATCACGTTACCTCAGCTGTTTGGAAGGATCActtgctcttcctcctcccgtTCCCCATTTTGTCGGGCTCCCCAGGCCGTTGTGAAGGGAACAAGCAACCAACTTAAGAATGGAAAAGAGCTGTAAGGATACGTACCCTGAACGTGATGAAAATTTCCTTCTTCCCCACAGGCATCCGAACTGTCTGCCCGTCCTCAACACCTGCAgtcaggagagagaaaaaaaggggaatgTTATCGTGTTCATCTTGTATTATAATCTGCGTGATACCGGAATGCCACAGCATCCCCGTGAGCTCCCTGCCACTGCAGCAGCGCCCGCACACCACGAGCAGAGGCACAACACCGACCAGAGGCACAGCGAGCCCCTCGCCACGAGCCCAGCACCATGGCCAAAGGGCAGAGGTCCAGCACACACCGGTACCCCAGAGGTGATCCCTACAGAGTTCTCCTGAGAAACACATCAGCCTAAGGAACGCTGGGCAGCCTCTACAAGCTACAGGAAAATTACATGCTGGTCACCCAAGGCGGTCTCAAAGCAGCAAGTCTTCAGTCCCACTGCATGGTTTGTCCTCTCTGGTGAGGAAAGCAATCAGCAAACTTTTCTGAGCTAAGCTCAGGTTTTAAAGATTCCCACCCTCTCCACCAGCTTCACCAAGGACAGATGAAAAATTCAAGTTAAAATCTTTTGGAAGCCTcactcttcaagaactgctgaAAAGGAtccatgcaagaaaaaaaacttcaacTCAAAAAGggcaaagcaaatatttttacctGCCAGGTACAAACACACGGCCAGAAAGTTTCTCTCATTGCTAATGCCTTCAATTACCAAGCTATTGATCTGCTTTGTTCTTAAGATTAAATTATCTGCAGCAAAGCTTCTTTACATTGCCCTGCCGTTTGTACCTGGCAAGTGCCTTGCTGTTAGCACAGCAGAAATAACTGACAGCCCCTTTAACAGACAGCAGTGCACAAACACAGCACTGACCTGCTGGCACGGGAACCATCACTGTCTTCCTCTGTTTGGTTTGCCCCGTTCCTCGACACACCACACACGGGGTTGTGATGATGGAACCACGACCGCCGCACCGTCGGCATGTAGATCGCATTACAAAGGGGCCCTTATTTATCGTTTCCTggtgaagaaaacacagatcATCCAAATATTTAGTACTGAGGTTGTATTTTTCACCTCCACAGCACCGCTGACAGTGACCAGCCCAGCAGACTTGAGTCCTTCTAATCACACGTACAGCCTgacagggcaggggagggcagcgTGATCTTTTAACAAGGGGTGGAGCAGAAAACAGGCTGAGAAATCCAAAGAGGATGCTGCCTGCGAGAAGCTGGATCAGGTTCAGCTTCCATCACCACATGCTGATTTCCACTGAAAACCATCACGACTACAAGCACGCGCCTGCTGGCCTGGGGAAGGGAGACACAACACTTTTCATCTCCAGGACGTAACGCAGAAGAACAAGACTCCTCACAGTGCTATTTCACATGGCGTTACAAACTGTATCTTGAGGAGCCCAAGGACAAGCCACTTGCAGGAATTACTGCTGTATCCAGAAAAAGGTTATGGAGACTAAACTATGGACCAACCTGTCACACAGGGAGACAGTGGGAAAGGCCTGCCTTGTCCTCTGGCCAGCTGTGCCCGTTCTGCACAGCAAGCTATTCTGGCCACAGACTGATCGCCAGTTTCCATTTTGATGCATGGAAAATCAAAAGCCCAAGGCCTGATTATTTCTTTACTaacttctttccttcctgtcaGCAGCACACATCTTCTCATTTCATGATTATCTCTAAGCTATCCTTGCTCCACCCTCCAGCCCTCCACTCAAAGTATGCCCAAGTAACGTCAGAATTGTTACATCAGGTAAATATTGTTTACTGGGCACGATACCAAACTGACCTCGTCCTGAAGGTACTGCTTTAGCTGGACAGAACACGCCTTTAACTTAGAAAAAACAGTCCTAGTGCAGATTAACATCTAGTCCACATTAACCTGATTTCACCCAAGATAAGCCGATGAGTGCAGTGGGAATTCTTCAGCGTGGAGGGGACCGACTCGGCCCAGTAAGGGAGAGAGGCAGGTTCTGCTGCGCTCTGAGCACTCACCATGCCCGTGCCGTTGCAGTAGTGGCAGTGCTGCGCTTTGGTACCAGGCTCGTTCCCTCTCCCTCCACAGCGCTCGCAGGAGTCATTGATGTTCACCACAATCTCCTTGTTAACACCTTTTGCAGCTTGGGTGAAGGTCAGTTCCATGATGTACTGCACGGGAAACAGACATCAGTCCACAACCCATGTGTGGTGGGGTCTTAAGCAAACTGGAATTTTGCCAAATATCAAACTGTGCTTAAATGTGTCTGGGTAACagagggggaaagaaacagATGGATGCACAACTCATTCGGAAATGTTCTGCCTCAATCTGGGAAGCAACAGCCTGCctcatataaataaaaagcatggcAAACATTACAGGAAGGATGATTACACTGTGTAACAGAAAGgagattttaaaagagaaaagggacaAGTATAAATACaagtcatttgtttttctgctctcaGGAAAGACCTTTAGTATTTCCAAAGGTTTTACTGAACAGAAATACATCAACAGGTAAAGGCAGAGGCTTTCACTCCCAAAGAAAGCATCTGCTCTTCCTGAAtaaactcttttctttcttagcaAGGGGACTCAGAAGAAAGGGGGACTCCATAAAACAGCAAGTTCTGTTTGTAACAGGAAGGCCACTGCCAGCTGGAAGCACTGAACACCACGCATCTGAGGGCATCGCGTGAATCCAGGCTGTCAAAACTTAAAGAGCGTTTAGCTGCAGCGCAAAGAACAAGAAATAGTTTTTACGTTATTATGGGCTCCACTGCAAAGTGAAGCCAATTAACTTGCAAAATTAAGCCAATTAAGCAGTCAAATCCAATGCTGGAAGGCTTGTTTTATAGTTATAAAGGTATTTTGTGGTTTTCGTCATTACAGCACAAAGCAGACACATGCAAAGCAACTTAGAGCAGAAAAGTTGCCTATACAGAGATGGAAATTGCTTGGCAGCACTAACCGGGTCAGTAAACACCAGAAGTAGCTGAAGTCCACAAAAAAACGCTCGGTCTGGAGGCGTGGCAAGTATATCCATGTGGCTTACCAAGAACACTCCCTCACACACAGCAGGACGCTCACGTGGTGATATTCCCAGAGCGAACGCTTTGCTTAAACTCGCTGCAGGAGCGACCTGGCAGCccgctgccctgctccagctccgcAGCTTCACACCCCCAGGAAACGCGTGCATCTCCTCACCTCCTGCGGCTGGTCGAAGACGTTCTGGAAATCGCCGAAAGGGGACCCCGAGAACTCGCCGAAGATTTTCCTGAAAAGCTCCTCCGGATCAATGGAGGGGCCGCTGCTCCAGTACTGGcgcccagcaccagcaccggCGCCTGTTGCACCAGGATCAAAGCTGGCTGTGCCGTAAGCATCATACTGCTTCCGCTTCACCTCGTCGCTTAACACCTTGGGGGCAAAGAACGATGCCATCAGGACAGCGACCAGGTCCTGAGCAGCCTGGCTGTCCTGGGCAGCCCCCCTAAAGGAACTCAGGGCTGTCTGTTACCAGACGGCGCTCGTTCAGACCTTTGTGTCCTCAGAAAGAGCGCCCCAGCCTTTGTGATCATACAAATCACCGAAAAGCTTGGCATCAGCAACGTGACAAGGTCTTAGTGGTTCGTAACAAGCACGAACAACTTGTGTTGTGTATTTCACTGCTCGAATGTTGAATGAAAGCTGGTGGTAAGAGTGCTGGAGGAAATCTGAGACCTGCCAGAGGGCAAACCAGCACAAAGCAAGGTGGAGAGCAGAAACGGAGCATGGTGGAACGCACCTTTGTCTCAGAAAGCTGGTAACTGCTggcaggtttgtttgtttgtttaacctAGGCACTAACTCCACCGCAGAAACCACCCTTCCCAACTCTGCCAGTCCCTCACTGCTAAGAGCCAAAACGCAAAGAGCCCAAAGCATGATCAGGCAGATCAGAAATCTGGCCTAAATAACTCGCTGCAGACACCTCTAGGGCAGATGCCCTCACACCTGAAGCACAAGGTGTCAAAAATCAGCTGTCCTCTTACAGCAAACACACAAGATGTGGTATCCCCACTCCACCTCCACCAAGAGCTGTCcccacctctcctccctctcaCACCAATAAAACCCCCCCACGTTACCTCGTAGGCTTCTGCCAGCTGCGCAAACTTCTCCTTAGCCTTGGGGTCATCCTTATTCGTGTCGGGGTGGTATTTCTTCGCCAGCTAaacgagaaaaaaaacagacattagCAACAGACGGCACCAACCTGCTGCAACCGAGCCCTcgcaggcagcaggcacagctcgGTGCCGGCCCCCTGGGGGCACGGAGCAGCCCCTGGGCGGgctgggggtctgggggggggccgTGCCTGGTAGTAGGCCTTCTTGATCTCCTTCTGGCTGGCGGAGCgcggcacccccagcacctggTAGTAATCCTCCTTGGCGAGGGCCGCCGAGCTGCTGTGGAAGGAGGAGGCCGGGACGCGGCTCGGGCctgagggagaaagagaaaaaggaggtgaGGAGGCGGTGaggcggccccgagcccccctcagccccctcaggccccgctccccgcctcACCCGCGGCCCACAGCCCGGCTCCCAGCAGCGAAGGGCGGCGTGCGGCGGGTCCCTGCGCGGCTCCGAGCCCCCTGAGCAGCCACAGGAGCGGCAGCCGCAgcgccccccgctccccgccccgcccgggCCCCGCTCCCTGCGCGCAGCCCCGCGCGGCACCGGCGGCGGCCCCCAGCCAGCGCGCGGCGctccccgccgccatcttggcccGCGCGCGGCGCTGCGCATGCGTCAgggcggaggcggcggggggcggtgTGGCGCTGCGCGTGCGCAGTGGAGGGAGGGCGGTGAGGGGAGAAGGGGGTTCGCTGCGCGGCTCCGCACCTCACAGGAGGGCACCGCGGGGTGGGGGCCGCTCCGTGGCACCCGGGAGGGGTGCGCGCGGCGGGGTGAGGCGCTGGCTGCTCTCCCGGAGGCGGCCGCGGTCCCTCAGTGAGGGCAGGAGGCGTTCGCAGCACCCATCTCCCTCCTCCAtcactggggctgctgctgagtcCCGTCAGCGGGGAGCGCAGCGCGCACAGCCGGCAGCAAATAACCCCGGCGGGACACGGGGGGGGCGGCAGGACCCGTCCGCAGCCTCGCTGCACCCCGCAGGTGTACGGGCACACAGCGCCCGGCCCGCGGGCGGAGGGGCCTCGGCGGGTCTCGAACCCGCGGCCCCTGGAGCTGCatcggggtggggggggggcgcagcgcccggcccggctcggggGCGGGGCCAGagcggagggggcggggccagagcggagggggcggggccagagcggagggggcggggccaagggcccggctcggctcggctcggttCGGGCGCCCCGGTGCagccccgcccggcccggcccggctcggaTCGGATCGGATCGGGGGGTCCCAGCCCGGCTCGGGGGGTCCCAACCCGGCTCCGGGGGTCCCAGCCCGGCCCGGTTCGGCTCGATTCAGCCCGTCCCGGCCCAGCCCGGCTCGGTTCGTGTTTCCCGGttcggcccggctcggctcggctcgccATGAACCGCTTCAAGGCGTCCAAGCTGCGGCACACCGAGGCCCGGCTGCCCCGCAGGGAGGTGAGCgctggggggggctccccggggctcccccggggggtggcggggccgggctggggcggGCGGCACCGCCCCGgtgtccccccaaaaaacccgGGGGTGCCGCTTTAGGGCCGGGGGGTGCCGGCCACGAGGGTCCCGGGGTGCTCAGCCCTTGCCGGGGCTCCCCAAAACCGCCCCGGTTCCTGGGTGGCTCCCGGGCGTGGGTGCGGTGCCAGCAGCGGGCTGGGTGATGCTgctggggattttggggtctcGCTGCTTTTGGGAAAGATTTGGGGTGCCCGTGGGCATGGATGTGttcagctcccagcccctggggtTCGGCAGCCCCCTTGCTTTTAGCTTCCCACCCCTGCTGCCTGCGCACAAATCCTGCACCCACACCCCTGCCGGCACCCCGGGTGTCCCTTTGGGGTTAGCTCGGGGTAGGGGGGGACGTGGCTGTCCCCACACATgtgcccagccagcatggggaGCACACGCTGGTTTTTGGGACTGTCACAGCCCTGGGATATCCATGTGGGATGTCGAGGGCCTGGTGTGCAGGGAGACATCTGCTCGGCCTCAGCAGCCTGAGTGGGATGGGGTCTTCCTTAGGGCATTCCCCATCCGGGTGGGAGGTGTACCTAAAGGAGCCAGGacctgtccccatgtccctcaGGTGTCCCTGAGCATGGCCGCCTGCTCACACTTGCCCTGGCCGGATCAGGAAGCAGGGCGCAGACACGAGGATCCCACCTGGGTcacttctccctcccccagcagAGACACCCCGAGGGGCTGCGGCTTGTTGTAGGGACGTATCGGGGTGCTCGCCCCCCCATGGGTGCAGGAAGGGTTACGGGGCCTGCCCCCGAGCAGGCTGCGGTGACAGGGACCGGAGGAAGTGCTGCAGGAACCGCTGCTCTCGGGCAGGCCCCAAAAGGAAGCCGTGCAAAGAGAGGAAGCGCAGCTCTCGCTCCTcgggggctcctgcagctcccgtCCTACAACGGGCTCCGTGTGGGGCACGGGCACCCGCTGCAGCGTGGCACCGGTCCGTAACCCCGCTGTCACCTCCGCACGAGGGTTGGACTTGGCCCGGGGTGTGCCAGGAGCTCCCGTGGGCACGCGGTTGCGCACCGGTGGCACCGGGAGCAGGTCCGGCCGAGGAGGAGCCTCTCGGTGCCCCGTGGGTGCCGTGCTCCGGCACAGAGGTGGTGAGGAGCATCCCCTAACACGGGCTTTTCTCTCCATCCCAGGCCTGGATTGGGGGTCTCCGAGCCGGCTCCGTTTCATCCTGTGGGAACCAGGTGAAGGCCAGCTGCCAGTGGGTAGCGTTCAGCGCCGAGCCGACAGGTGAGGATGGGGAGCTGGGATGGGTTCACCCCCGGAGCTGCGGTCCCTCGGGGCTGGGTGGCAGCGGCACAGGGCACAGGGGGCACGAGGGCACCAGGAATTCCCCCAGGGGTGCTGGCAGTCCCGCAGGTCCATCTCTGGATCGCAAATCTGGGCGCTCCCCGCTGCGTCCCCGGGATTTTTGGGGGTCCCTGTGGGCAGCGGCCAGGCTGTGGGTGGCCGGTgacctgctgctgtgccttctCCTGCAGGTGTGCTGGGCATCGTGCCGCTGGAGGGCAAGGATGGAGGCAAGAGGACCGTgtctcagctctgctgccactCAGGTGAGCCGGGCGGCTGCTGAGCCCAAACCATTTCGTGCCATACTCTGCAGAGCTCTGCGCTGGGGCACCAAGGGGTCTGGGGCCATCTGTGTCCtgggagaggggctgctggagTCTCCAGGGACCACCACCCGCAGGCAGGGTGACCCCGCTCCCGTGTGAGGCAGGGACCTGCTGAGTTCAGAGCCGTGGAAGCTGTGAGCACTCAGGACCCTCTCTCAGTGCCCTGTGCCCCTGggctgctgtgcctggcaggGGGTTCACCTCTAGAGCTGCCGATCTCAGGCTTTTGGGGACCTTCCTCCAGCGCGCCCTTCCCGTGTTGTGTGCCCTGGACTTCCCAGTGCAAAATGTGAGCGTTTTCCAGTGGGAAAAGCACCCCTGGAGCATAAATCTAGACTGGACTCACCTCGAGCATCCTGCAAAAGGCTCCTGGGAGCCAcccgaggagcagcagcagagcagccccggggccggcagCCTCGCAGGAGGAGCACGGGAGCAGCCCAGCACCgggctggtggaggagctgggatCCTGGTGGCgtgcagccagctccagcaaTGAGGGGAACGGGAATGGGAACAGGAATGGGAACGGGAATGTCCCAAACACGAGCGTCAAGGTGGAAGCAGGCTGCTGAGCCCGTCCCAGCGCCGCCCCGGTGcatgctgtgctctgcctgccttGGCTCTGCCCTTTCCTGGGGCTCAGCCCATGATCTGCTGGGCTGGTTTCAGCCCCTTTCTGGCCCTGTTGCCCTTCCAGAGCTTTTTTCCAGCCTCCGTCCTGCCCTGGCAGACATCCCCGTGCCACCGAGCTCCCCGAATTCCCAGAGGAACACTCGGCAGGGCCGGCGGCGCgcgcagccagcagctgcagagccctTAATGAGATTTCAGCACCAGCCCTTTGAAGCCGGCCGTGCCCGGGAAATGCCTCCCTCGGGCATTCGGAGCAGGGGAGGGATTTTTGGATCCTCCCCGGGGCGAACAGGGCAGATAAGTCCGGGAGCTGGAGTGAGTTGCTTGTCTTTTCGTGCCTCCTGGGCCCGTATCTCCGCGGCCTCGTGGAAGCGGAAAAAGTACAGGGTGACCCAGTTTGCTGAGCGTGCCGAAGCACCGGAGGGGCTGTTCGTGCTGGTGCCAGCCCAGCCTTGCTCCCGTCACCATCCTGCCCCCATCACGCTGCTCAGGGCCCTTACAAAGGGAGCGTTGTGGCCAGCGTGGGGCTGACGCAAGCGCCCTGGTGCCATGcgtgctcctcctgcagctcggCTCCGGGGATGTCTGTTGTGAAACCAGAGCCAAAGCTGGGCGGTGGCACCTCGAGGAGGGGAGAACGCAGCTGTGGTGTGCTCAGGGCTCCCCGAGGGGCAGCGTGGAGGCTTGCAGGGAAGCTGAGCTGCCCTAAAATACCTCGGTGGGGCCGGGTCCCCCGAGGGGACCTCGCTCCCTGCGTGTGCGCGAAAAGGGGCTGAGACTGGGGGGCAGCAACGGGGGGCGAACGCGCTGTGTGCGGGGGGCTTGGCTGAGTGGTGGTGACACGGGGCTGGACCTCTGCTCCTCTTCTTCCAGACGTGGTGACAGACTTTGACTTCTCACCGTTCGATCAGCTCCTGCTGGCTACGGGCTCTGCTGACGAGACGGTGAGTGCTCGGTGCCGTGGGGGCCGCGCTGTCCCCAACCTGGCGTGTCCCTGGGGCTTCACTGCAGAGCTTGGGGAGGTGGATGCAGAGAGACGGGAGTGCCAggagcctggggaggggggtgccAGCCTCGGGGAGCTGTGTGGGCACTCCCTGGGGTGTAGGGGACGGGGCAGGCTGACGTGAGGGACGGGGATGAGGTGCATCCCCCAAGGATCAgccctctcctgcagccccgaTCCCACCAGGGGTCACGCGATGAGGCTCACCTGGTGGCCCATTTTCCTGGCTCTGGGTAGAAGGCACCACAGCCTGGAAGAGCAGCAAGCACCCTctgctggctctgtgc comes from Anas acuta chromosome 15, bAnaAcu1.1, whole genome shotgun sequence and encodes:
- the DNAJA3 gene encoding dnaJ homolog subfamily A member 3, mitochondrial isoform X2, which gives rise to MAAGSAARWLGAAAGAARGCAQGAGPGRGGERGALRLPLLWLLRGLGAAQGPAARRPSLLGAGLWAAGPSRVPASSFHSSSAALAKEDYYQVLGVPRSASQKEIKKAYYQLAKKYHPDTNKDDPKAKEKFAQLAEAYEVLSDEVKRKQYDAYGTASFDPGATGAGAGAGRQYWSSGPSIDPEELFRKIFGEFSGSPFGDFQNVFDQPQEYIMELTFTQAAKGVNKEIVVNINDSCERCGGRGNEPGTKAQHCHYCNGTGMETINKGPFVMRSTCRRCGGRGSIITTPCVVCRGTGQTKQRKTVMVPVPAGVEDGQTVRMPVGKKEIFITFRVQKSSVFRRNGADIHSDLLISVAQAVLGGTARCQGLYETINITIPPGIQPDQRIRMSGKGIPKVNSYGYGDHYIHIKIKVPQRLTDRQRALMMSYAEDERDVDGTVNGVTNTASGKRSTGN
- the DNAJA3 gene encoding dnaJ homolog subfamily A member 3, mitochondrial isoform X1; its protein translation is MAAGSAARWLGAAAGAARGCAQGAGPGRGGERGALRLPLLWLLRGLGAAQGPAARRPSLLGAGLWAAGPSRVPASSFHSSSAALAKEDYYQVLGVPRSASQKEIKKAYYQLAKKYHPDTNKDDPKAKEKFAQLAEAYEVLSDEVKRKQYDAYGTASFDPGATGAGAGAGRQYWSSGPSIDPEELFRKIFGEFSGSPFGDFQNVFDQPQEYIMELTFTQAAKGVNKEIVVNINDSCERCGGRGNEPGTKAQHCHYCNGTGMETINKGPFVMRSTCRRCGGRGSIITTPCVVCRGTGQTKQRKTVMVPVPAGVEDGQTVRMPVGKKEIFITFRVQKSSVFRRNGADIHSDLLISVAQAVLGGTARCQGLYETINITIPPGIQPDQRIRMSGKGIPKVNSYGYGDHYIHIKIKVPQRLTDRQRALMMSYAEDERDVDGTVNGVTNTASGGRATARAGAGEDRPEAEENKEGFLSKLKKMFSS